The Anas acuta chromosome 2, bAnaAcu1.1, whole genome shotgun sequence genome contains a region encoding:
- the FSBP gene encoding fibrinogen silencer-binding protein: protein MVGKARSSNFTLSEKLDLLKLVKPYVKILEEHTNKHSVIVEKNKCWDIIADNYNAIGVDRPPRTAQGLRTLYKRLKEYAKQELLQQKETPSDCKSSISEPTKKVVEMIPQISNVCLRDRSGVQSASIDKETIAGTSSPQAMLDHHPATVMMELQSEEDVKPPPSLIIDAQQSENLEHEEEHQLVHIMERSPSTSVSSVDMRVMMSPSPVPRRDEFFRLEVGERFRPMCGSDPQMLQMLKEEHQIILENQRKIGLYVQEKRDGLKRKQQLEEELLRTKIKVEKLKAIRLRRDLPEYSSI, encoded by the exons ATGGTGGGGAAGGCCAGATCTTCCAATTTCACCTTATCCGAAAAGCTCGATTTGCTAAAGCTGGTGAAGCCCTACGTTAAAATTCTCGAGGAGCACACCAACAAGCATTCGGTCAtagtggagaaaaacaaatgctgggATATCATAGCTGATAACTACAACGCCATCGGAGTAGACCGCCCGCCTCGTACCGCACAGGGCCTGCGCACGCTGTACAAGAGGCTCAAAGAATACGccaagcaggagctgctgcagcaaaaggAGACCCCCTCCGACTGTAAAAGCAGCATTTCCGAGCCAACCAAGAAAGTTGTGGAGATGATTCCACAGATTTCCAATGTGTGTTTAAGAGACAGGAGCGGTGTACAAAg CGCTAGTATCGATAAGGAAACAATTGCTGGTACCAGTTCACCACAGGCAATGTTGGATCACCATCCTGCGACAGTCATGATGGAGTTGCAGTCAGAAGAGGATGTCAAACCTCCTCCTTCGTTGATTATAGACGCGCAGCAAAGTGAGAACCTAGAACACGAGGAAGAACACCAGCTGGTGCATATCATGGAGAGGTCTCCTTCAACGTCGGTGTCTTCGGTTGACATGAGAGTTATGATGTCTCCCTCTCCCGTACCCAGAAGAGATGAGTTTTTTAGGCTTGAGGTCGGAGAACGCTTTAGACCGATGTGTGGGTCTGACCCGCAGATGCTGCAAATGCTGAAAGAAGAGCATCAGATCATATtagaaaatcaaagaaagatTGGGCTGTATGTCCAAGAAAAAAGGGATGGTTtgaaaaggaagcagcagctggaggaagaaCTGTTGCGAACAAAAATCAAAGTGGAGAAGCTGAAGGCAATACGATTACGCCGCGATCTGCCAGAATACAGCAgcatctaa